The region CTTCGGGGTTCCACCCAGAGGGTGGCCACCGTGCTGGGGGTGTCGCAGCGCACCGTGCAGCGGTGGGTGACGAAGAAGCCAGGAGCACGTCGTCCGCCGGGTCCGATGCAGGTCCGGGCGATCGAGGAAGCGGTCCTGGCTCGGTGGCAGCCCCGGATACGAGCCCGTCGGCGTGCCCAGGCCGAGGGCGGAAGGCTTCGTCTTCCATACCAGGGCGCGATTCGGGTTCGCCGCGCCAGCAGGGTCTTCGGATGATCCGCGGGTGCGGTGGATCACCCAGGACCTGCCGGGAGAGGTCGCCCGGGAGCTGTTCGCCGCCTGGGATGCCGGCGCGGGCGAGCAGCAGCAAACGGTGATCCTGGCACGCGCGCTGGGCCACGGCTACTTTCGCGAAGGGGGCCGCCGGGCCCACGGTCTGCACATCGCTTTCAGCGACGTCGAGTTCGCCGACTTCTCGATCGGCTGAGGCTGATTCTTCGAGCGACCGCGTCAGGGGTTCAGCGTCGCGAGGTCCTGACGCGGCTGGCCGGCGTCGCTTCGTACCTCTCGGCTTCCTGCCGCTCGCGCCAGTCCCACTCCACACGGCCGACCGGGCCTTTGCGGCGGGCCGCGGGCGGCTGTGGCGGGCGCAGCCTGGCCGTCTCCGCCACGCGCAGCAGGTGCCCACGGTCGCCTGGCGCGGCGAGCAGCTCCTGCTCCTCGCTGGATACCAGCCGGGCGAAGCAGGCCGCAGCCCGCAGGAAGACGCCCGCCCAGGGCGGTACGGGGTAGGCGGCGCAGCCGTCGGTGTAGCGAGCTCGGTCGTGCAGGGCGAGCGTGGCCGCGGCGTCGTCGTAGTCGCCGGGGCGTGCGGT is a window of Streptomyces caniferus DNA encoding:
- the tpg gene encoding telomere-protecting terminal protein Tpg, which codes for MPRPRAEGFVFHTRARFGFAAPAGSSDDPRVRWITQDLPGEVARELFAAWDAGAGEQQQTVILARALGHGYFREGGRRAHGLHIAFSDVEFADFSIG